A stretch of the Equus caballus isolate H_3958 breed thoroughbred chromosome X, TB-T2T, whole genome shotgun sequence genome encodes the following:
- the LOC100052460 gene encoding oxysterol-binding protein-related protein 9, producing MVESIKHCIVLLQIAKDQCNAEKHADGIISTINPVDAIYQPSPLEPVINTMPSQTALPPEPAQLCKSEQRPSSLPVGPVLATLGHHQTPTPNSTGSGHSPPSSSLTSPSHVNLSPNTVPEFSYSSSEDEFYDADEFHQSGSSPKRLIDSSGSASVLTHSSSGNSLKRPDTTESLNSSMSNGTSDADLFDSHDDRDDEGEAGSVEEHKSIIMHLLSQVRLGMDLTKVVLPTFILERRSLLEMYADFFAHPDLFVSISDQKDARDRMVQVVKWYLSAFHAGRKGSVAKKPYNPILGEIFQCHWTLPNDTEENVELVAEGPVPWVSKNSVTFVAEQVSHHPPISAFYAECFNKKIQFNAHICTKSKFLGMSIGVHNIGQGCVSCLDHDEHYILTFPNGYGRSILTVPWVELGGECNINCSKTGYSANIVFHTKPFYGGKKHRITAEIFSPNDKKSFCSIEGEWNGVMYAKYATGENAVFIDTKKLPIIKKKVRKLEDQNEYESRCLWKDVTFNLKIRDIDAATEAKHRLEERQRAEARERREKEIQWETRLFHEDGECWVYDEPLLKRLGAAKH from the coding sequence ATGGTAGAATCAATCAAACACTGCATTGTGTTGCTCCAGATTGCTAAAGACCAGTGTAATGCGGAGAAGCACGCAGATGGAATTATAAGTACTATTAATCCTGTAGATGCAATATATCAACCTAGTCCCTTGGAACCTGTGATTAACACAATGCCTTCCCAGACTGCCTTACCTCCAGAACCTGCTCAGTTGTGCAAGTCAGAGCAGCGTCCATCTTCTCTACCAGTTGGACCTGTATTAGCTACCTTGGGACATCATCAGACTCCGACACCAAATAGTACAGGCAGTGGGCACTCACCACCTAGTAGCAGTCTTACTTCTCCAAGCCATGTCAacttgtctccaaatacagtcccagAGTTCTCTTATTCCAGCAGTGAAGATGAATTCTATGATGCTGATGAATTCCATCAAAGTGGCTCATCCCCAAAGCGCTTAATAGATTCCTCTGGATCTGCCTCAGTCTTAACTCACAGCAGCTCAGGGAATAGTCTAAAGCGCCCAGATACCACAGAATCACTTAATTCTTCCATGTCCAATGGAACAAGTGATGCCGACCTTTTCGATTCACACGATGATAGAGATGATGAAGGGGAGGCAGGATCAGTGGAAGAGCACAAGAGCATTATCATGCATCTCTTGTCGCAGGTTAGGCTTGGAATGGATCTTACTAAGGTAGTTCTTCCAACATTTATTCTTGAAAGAAGATCTCTTTTAGAAATGTATGCAGACTTTTTTGCACATCCGGACCTGTTTGTGAGCATTAGTGACCAGAAGGATGCCAGAGACCGAATGGTTCAAGTTGTGAAATGGTACCTCTCAGCCTTTCATGCAGGAAGGAAAGGATCAGTTGCCAAAAAGCCATACAACCCCATTTTGGGCGAGATCTTTCAGTGTCACTGGACATTACCAAATGATACTGAAGAGAATGTGGAGCTGGTTGCAGAAGGACCGGTGCCCTGGGTTTCCAAAAACAGTGTAACCTTCGTGGCTGAACAGGTCTCCCATCATCCACCTATTTCAGCCTTTTACGCTGAGTGTTTTAACAAGAAGATACAATTCAATGCTCATATCTGTACCAAATCAAAATTCCTTGGGATGTCAATAGGGGTGCACAACATAGGGCAGGGCTGTGTCTCGTGTCTAGACCATGACGAACATTACATTCTCACATTCCCCAATGGTTATGGAAGGTCTATCCTCACCGTGCCGTGGGTGGAACTAGGCGGAGAGTGCAATATCAATTGTTCCAAAACTGGCTATAGTGCAAATATCGTCTTCCACACTAAACCTTTCTATGGGGGCAAGAAGCACAGGATAACTGCTGAGATCTTTTCTCCAAATGACAAGAAGTCTTTTTGCTCAATTGAAGGGGAATGGAATGGTGTAATGTATGCAAAATATGCAACTGGGGAAAATGCAGTTTTTATAGATACCAAGAAGTTGCCTATAATCAAGAAGAAAGTGAGGAAGTTGGAAGATCAGAATGAGTATGAATCCCGCTGCCTCTGGAAGGATGTTACTTTCAACTTAAAAATCAGAGACATTGATGCAGCAACTGAAGCCAAGCATAGACTTGAAGAAAGACAGAGAGCAGAGGCCcgagaaaggagggagaaggaaattcaatgggagacaaggtTATTTCATGAAGATGGAGAATGTTGGGTTTATGATGAGCCGTTACTGAAACGCCTTGGTGCTGCCAAGCATTAG